The DNA segment CGTTTGAAAGCTCTCGTCTCGTTGTACCCGACGTGACGGCCGAACAGGTGCTCCACATCCTGATCTTTCCTGTTAAGGACCAGGTTGACCAGGAAGAAGTTGCGCCTGAGCTTTTCATTGGCGATCCACGTCCCGAGCAGCCACAACCGCATCAGCACATAGAAACTTTCCTCGTTGGCCACCCTGTCGAAGTCGACCCCCGTTTTAAATACCTTACCGAACCAGCCGTCGCCGCCGGTTTCATATCTCTTTTTATTGTCCGGGTTGCCGGGAGCCGTTTTGTTCCCCGAAGCCAGCCTGGTTTCGAAAAAATAGACGTTGCCCTCCGTTTCGATGACAAGGTCGGGCTCCGTGCCCTGGGTCGCCTTTTCTCCGAACTCCTCCCTCGCCAGGGTCAGCGGTTCCCAGGGGCCGCCCGCGGCCTGGTCGAAAGACCAGTAGACCACCCTGCCCCCTTCATTGCCGGACCTGGAGATGGAATCGAGGAACGGCTTTACAAGCCCCTTCTTTTCGAGATACCGGAACACATTCCAGACAGCGGCATTCTCGCTCTTTTCCTGGGTCATCCTGTATTCACGTTTATCCGCAAAGATCCTTTCCAGGAGAGCCTTGTCCCCCTCGTCGATCCAGAGCAGGTTGTCCTCGAACTTTTCATATTCGAAGGTTGACGGGGTGATATATATCCCGTGTTTAGGGCATTTGTACTCCTCTGTCTTCTGATACCGCCCCTTCTGCCTTTCGACCTGCACGGAGCAGCCCCGGACGGGGCAGGGAACACCCTTGTCTGACAGGACACGCTCTGCTCTCAGGTCGCTGTATAGAAACATCTCACCCCTCCAGGTCCTTTTTCTTTCCGATCCTGTAGGCATCGGCGATCCCGAAGATCCAGCAGGCGACGATCACCAGGAACCCGAGCCTGTAAATGACGCTGTCAGAAGCGGTCAAAGCCCGGGCGGCCGCGTCGGTAATTGCCTTTATTTCAATGACCCCTCCCTGCAGCTCGATCCTTTCGAGAATGGTGAAGGCATATTGCACGGCTTTGACCGCGATGATCATCAGGCCGGCGAACACCGTAAGCATCAAAAGAATGCCGCGTTTATAATGTTTTAAAAAGACCTGGCCGAGGCCCGGGAAAATTACACCGGACAACAGCGCTCCTTTTAGTGCATTATTCATGCATGCTCTTCTCTCCGCTCGTTCAGGAAGTTCCGCGGGATTTTACAGCTTACATTGTATCACCCGGCTCTCCCAAAAATTTAATAAACTTTAAAAGCATCGACACCGCAATGCCGGGATCATGGGCGTGTGGCCCCAGAGCATGGGGTTTCTCACAGAGGCAGAGGCCACAGAGGAAAGCTTAAATCCAGGGGGAACAACAGTTCCTGTGAAAGCGGCAAGAGCCAGCTAACCACAGCGCGGCCGGCTAAAGGCCGCTCCGCAGGGTTACGCAGGGTAAGGCGAAACTCCTCATTCTCCCTCTCCCCTCCGTGGCGCAGTCCTGAGCAAACAAAGTGCGTCGAAGGGGAGAGGGTCGGGGTGAGGGGGTGGGTCACCCTCCCCTCACCCCGACCCTCAGCTGCCTTCGCATAGAGCTTCGTCGGGCCAGGAGGGAGGGGAAGATTAACGAAGGTGATTACATTAGGAAGCAATCCCGGGTCCTGTAAAAGCGGAAAGAGCTGACTAACCGCGGAGTTGATGGCTTGCAAGAAGTCATCAACGCGCCCCGCGCGGGGACAGGAGTTAACGGCATGAGCAGTTCCACGGACGACAAGACGATCAGGGTTTACCGCAACCCCAATCTGCGGATCATCTTCGCCGTCACCCTCATGGGGGTTCTCGGGGTGGCCAGCATCACCCCCGCATTCCCCAGGATCATCCAGGACCTGGGGATCGAGGCCGGCCGGATCGGCCTTCTCATCATCGTCTTCACCCTTCCCGGCATCTTCCTGTCTCCCTTCCTGGGCATCCTGGCGGACCGTTTCGGAAGGAAGAGGATCCTCGTCCCTTCTCTGGCGCTTTTTGCCGTCGCAGGCGGCTCGTGCGGCCTGGTCCGGGACTTTAACCTTCTCCTCGTCCTGAGGTTCTTCCAGGGGGCAGGAGGATCGGCGCTGGCCTCCCTTTCCGCGACGGTGATCGGCGACCTGTTCGAGGGCAGGGCCCGCGCCGCGGCCATGGGCTACAACGCCAGCGTCCTTGCAGTGGGGACCGCCGCCTATCCTGCCGTCGGCGGCATGCTGGCCCTCTTCGGGTGGCATTACCCGTTTCTCCTGCCTTTCCTGGCCCTGCCGGTGGCCTGGCTGGTTTTCTTCCGTATGGACACGCCGGAACCTTCCCGGAAACAGGGGTTAAGTGAATACCTGAAGGGCGCCGGGGTGATCCTGGCTAACCGGCGGGTCATCGGTGTTTTCATGGTCAGCGTGGCCACCTTCATTATCCTCTACGGCTCCCTGCTGACCTTCTTTCCCCTCCTCGCGTCCCGGCGTTTCGGTGCGTCGACCCTGGCCATCGGGCTCATCATGTCGTGCATGTCCATAACCACGGGCATCACCTCCACCCAGCTGGGAAGGCTGACGAGAACGTTCTCCGAGGCGAGCCTGATAAAGATCTCCTTCCTCTTTTACGGCGCGGCCCTCGCCATCATCCCTGTCGCCCCCAGTCTCGAGTTCTACCTGGTCTCCTCTTTCATCTTCGGCCTCGGCCACGGCATGAATATCCCCTGCATCATGTCCCTCATGGCCGGGTACGCGCCCATGGAGCACAGGGGCGTCCTCATGTCGGTCAACGGAACCGTCCTGCGCCTGGGGCAGACCCTGGGACCACTGGTGATGGGGCTCGCGTTTACGCTGTGGGGGATCACCGGGCCGTTTTTTGCCGGCGCGGTCCTCGCCGTGCTCGTCTTTGTCGTGGGATTCGTTTTTGTCAGGTAGATGCCTGCGGCATCCTATCTTCCCAGCAGAACCGAAACCGCCGTGTAAAGACCAAGCAACACGAAGAGAACGCCCACTCCCGCCCGGACCCTCTGGAGCAGCCCGTCCCCCACCTTCATGCGGAACTTTCCAGCCGCGGCGCAGATGAGAGTGAACCACACCAGGGCCCCGAATACGATCCCCGCGACCATCACGAAGGACTGCCAGGCAAAAAGGCGCGGGGAACTGAGCCCCAGCATGGCAAAGGCTCCAAGGTAAAAACCGAGGGTAAGGGGGTTGGAAAGAACCAGGGTGAAGTTGAGCAGCCCCAGCTGGACAGGCCCGAAACTTTCCTTCAACTCTGTCCTTTCCATCCTGTAACGGGTGTAAAGCCTCAGGCCCATGACGATGAGGATGACGCTGGCGATGAGCCTGAGCCAGAGCCGGCCTCCCATGACAGCCGCAGAAAGGTACCCGGAGCCCAGTGCCGCGATGACCCCGAAAATGCCGTCGCCGGCCACCGCTCCCAGGGTGGGCCCGAAAGCCCGCCAAAACCCCAGGGACATGGCGCGCTGGATGGTCAGGATGCTGATGGGACCGATGGGGGCCGCGGCGGCAAGGGCCACCCCCGCGGCGAGGAAGAACTGCAACAGGCCCGGCGGGCCTCCTGAAGATATCGTTTCCGGCATCATGATGGTGTGGTCAAGGACAACCCGGTGCATGAGGTGCAGCAGACCAGGGCATCAGGCGCAGAGAGGGCCTTGAGTGGCTTCCTGCACCTGTGCACCCGTGCACTCCCGCCCCGCTCTTTCCCCCGCTTCACCTTGTCACCGTGCTTGCCACGCCGTAGCTTCAGCAAAGGCGGGTCCCCGCGTCCGCTCTTCCACCCTGACGGCTGCGTGCCCGCTCCGCCGCCATGGTTACGTCGGCAAAGCTCCGGGGCAGGTGGATCATGAGGGCCGACGGACCGCTCGTGGACATCCCATCCAGCACCTTCAGGTAGGCACGGTTCCGGCGATTCCACCTGGCGTTGATCCTCCTTGCATAAATATAGATGGCGGTGCGGGTAAACTTCAGCTTTGCCAGGTTCACCAGGCTTCGGAACCTGGAGTAGAACCGCCAGTGCGCGACGATCTGGGTCTTCTGAAGGCTTTTCGGTTTCAGGTTCAACGGATCGAATACGACATGATGGCCGTCATAAAGGTTCCAGTCGGTGGAAAGGAGACGGTCCTCGCCCTTGAGCCGGTCGAAGAGGGCCGTCCCGGGGAAAGGTGTCAGGAGAAGGAACTGGGCCGTCGTGATGGGGACCTTCCTGGCAAAGCGCAGCGTAGCCGCGAGGTCGGGTGCCCTGTCGGAATCGAAACCGAAGATAAACATCCCATGGACCTCGATACCCGCTCCACGGATGGTCCGGACGGCCCGGGCCATCTCGTCCGCGGATTGGGACTTGCCGCTCTCGAGGAGGGCCGCCGGGTTCACCGACTCGAACCCGATAAACAGCGTCCGGCACCCTGCCTCGTACATGAGGGCCAGGAGGCCTGGATCGCGGGCGACCTCCAGCCTCGCCTGGGCGCTCCAGGTCAGTTTCAGCCCGGCTTCGACAATGGATCGGCACACACCCCGGGCGTGCTCGAGGCTGGCGGTAAAGTTGTCGTCGTAAAAAAAAGCCAGGGCCTTTGTGTCACGGTACTTCTCCAGTTCCGCTACGACGCCGGCGGGGCTCCGTTTGCGCAGCTTGCGGCCGAACATGGCGGTAACCGAACAGAAGTTGCACCGGTACTGGCACCCGCGGGTGGTCTGGATGGGAACC comes from the bacterium genome and includes:
- a CDS encoding MFS transporter, with the translated sequence MSSSTDDKTIRVYRNPNLRIIFAVTLMGVLGVASITPAFPRIIQDLGIEAGRIGLLIIVFTLPGIFLSPFLGILADRFGRKRILVPSLALFAVAGGSCGLVRDFNLLLVLRFFQGAGGSALASLSATVIGDLFEGRARAAAMGYNASVLAVGTAAYPAVGGMLALFGWHYPFLLPFLALPVAWLVFFRMDTPEPSRKQGLSEYLKGAGVILANRRVIGVFMVSVATFIILYGSLLTFFPLLASRRFGASTLAIGLIMSCMSITTGITSTQLGRLTRTFSEASLIKISFLFYGAALAIIPVAPSLEFYLVSSFIFGLGHGMNIPCIMSLMAGYAPMEHRGVLMSVNGTVLRLGQTLGPLVMGLAFTLWGITGPFFAGAVLAVLVFVVGFVFVR
- a CDS encoding radical SAM protein codes for the protein MDPRPPRAVFIEPRPPDPHIFSLYALPRLGGVLLATLLRERGWEVTVFVEEVAPVNFDEVLRADMVGISTITSTAPRSYALAREIRRSGVPVVLGGPHVTFLPEEGLEHADLVVRGEGEQPILALADYFMGGGGLDSAPGLSYRDGDRIVHNPLPDEPVNFGDLPAPDLSLIHGYVNRDSLFSRVVPIQTTRGCQYRCNFCSVTAMFGRKLRKRSPAGVVAELEKYRDTKALAFFYDDNFTASLEHARGVCRSIVEAGLKLTWSAQARLEVARDPGLLALMYEAGCRTLFIGFESVNPAALLESGKSQSADEMARAVRTIRGAGIEVHGMFIFGFDSDRAPDLAATLRFARKVPITTAQFLLLTPFPGTALFDRLKGEDRLLSTDWNLYDGHHVVFDPLNLKPKSLQKTQIVAHWRFYSRFRSLVNLAKLKFTRTAIYIYARRINARWNRRNRAYLKVLDGMSTSGPSALMIHLPRSFADVTMAAERARSRQGGRADAGTRLC
- a CDS encoding LysE family transporter, which gives rise to MHRVVLDHTIMMPETISSGGPPGLLQFFLAAGVALAAAAPIGPISILTIQRAMSLGFWRAFGPTLGAVAGDGIFGVIAALGSGYLSAAVMGGRLWLRLIASVILIVMGLRLYTRYRMERTELKESFGPVQLGLLNFTLVLSNPLTLGFYLGAFAMLGLSSPRLFAWQSFVMVAGIVFGALVWFTLICAAAGKFRMKVGDGLLQRVRAGVGVLFVLLGLYTAVSVLLGR